The genomic stretch TCCTGATGCCGTCGCTATTGGCGCTGGTCGAGGTCTCGGTGGTTTCGTTGAGCGCGATGCGGCTGACGATCTGCTGGTCGGTGGCGTTGGACATGTTGGTCTGCCAGCCGGTGCCGAGGAATTGCGGCGCAACGTAGTTGTTGATGAAATCGTCCATCTGGGCGCCGGTGATGTTCGCCGCGGCCGGATCGCTGGGCGTGAAGCCGAATTTGGCGACGAAGGAGGCGTCGAAGGCGGCCTTGGCCGGTGAACCGGCGGCCGTGAAATCGTTGATCGGCTTAACGTCGGTGTTGGTGCCGGCAAACAGATATTCGCCGTTGACGCTGGTGTTGAGAATCGAAGTAAGCTGCTGGATGGTCGTCTGGCCGGTCGACTGGGTCAGGCTGTTGGAGTTGTCGCCCGACGACGCGGTGGTCAGGGCGGACAGGAAGGTCTGCGCCACGCCGGAGAGCTGGCCGAGCGACGTCTGCGTCGACGCAAGCCTTGCGGTGACCAGCCCGTTCGAATCGACGATCACGTTCAGCCGGTCGAGGTCGCGCGAGAAGGTGACGGACTGGGCGGCGCGTCCGCCCAGTGCCAGGCCGACATCGGCGACCCTGCCGGTCGAGGATTCTTTCGTGGCTTTGACGAGTTCGGCCTGCATGCGCATCTGTTGATAGCGCATGGCGTTGGTGAGGGCGGCCGAAGAGACTGAAGTCATGGATTATCCCACCGCGTTCAAAAGGGCCGCCAGCATGTCGTCGACGGTCTTCATCATCCTGGCTGATGCCTGATAGGTATGTTCGAGGTCGAGCATCAGCGACATTTCCTGGTCGACATTGACGCCGGTCGCGTTGGATAGCGCTTCGGAGCTGCGCTGTGCCAGCGCTTCCTTTGCGTCGGCGGCGGTCGAAGCCTGCTGGCGCATGCCCTGGAGCCAGCCGATCGAATTGGCGGCGTAGTTGGAAACGCTGGACGTTGCCGAAATGCCGGCGGCGGGGTCGAAGGTCATCGGCTGGTCGAGCCGGTCGCCATAGGCAACCAGGAGGCTGGAATAGGAAGCGCCGCCTGTGGTGTTGGCGACATAGGCCGCACCGTTGGCGCCGCCGTCGCGCAGCAATGTCGGATTGCCGCCGGTGCTCGGATTCATCGCCGCATTGATGCTGATCGTGCCGGCCAGGCCATTGATCAGCGTGCCCGCGGCCGGTACCGCCGGCGCGCCGGACCAGGTGAACAGGCCAGCGGCGTTGGGCATCGAGGGCGCGGTCTCGGCAAAGGCCGTGATCAGCCCGCGCGCGGTCTCGTCGAGCTGGCTCTGCATGGTCGAGGCGACGCCGTCACGCAGCTGCAGCAGGCCGGCAAGCTTGCCGCTGGCGGTGGTGTTGCCGCCGCTTCCCGCCGAGACCGGCACATTGTCGATATAGATGGTGTTGCCGGGGGCTCCGGCTGCATAGCCGGCCGATGGCGTGAAGCTCACCGTGCGCGGTATGGTCTCGAACAGCGTGGTGCCGTCACCCGTGGTGATGACCATGTCGTTGTCGCCGCGTGTGAAGGTCGATATCGGAACATAGTCCGCGATCTTCTTCAGCAGCGCGTCGCGCTGGTCGAGCGCGTCGGAAACATCGGTGCCGGAACGGGTTCCGGAAATGACCGCCTGATTGGCGTCCTGGAACTGGCCGAGCAGCGAGTTGAGGTCCTTGACCGCCGTGTCGATCTGGCCGTCGGTCTGGGTACGGAAATCCTGAATGGCCTTGGAGCCTTCATTCAGCGAGCGCACGACCTGCTTGGCCGCGTCGATGACGCTGGAGCCAAGGTTCTGGTTGGACGGCGAGGTGGCGTAGAGCTGCAGCGCCTGCTGCAGATTGGCGATTGCCGTCGAGGGCGAGGAGGCGTTGTCGACGCCATTGACCGAAACGTCCAGCTGATCCATGCCGCTGTAGAGCGCGTTCTGGCCGCTATAGGCCGACAAGGCACTGAGATTCTGCCTGAAGAGCAGGTCGTTGGTGACGCGCTGGATATCAACCGAACGCGCGCCGGGCGCCGTGCTGGTGACGACGGCGATGCGGCGCGTGTAGTCCGGATTGGAGGCGTCCGAGACGTTGCGCGTGACAACGCTGGTCTGACGCGCGGTACTCATAAGCGCCGATTGGGCGATGCTCAATGCGGAAGATAACGACATGCTGGTCTTTCACGGGCCTTGCCCGGTTTATCTCTTCAGGTTGACAAGGACGTCCATCAGATCGGAACCGGTCTGGAAGACTTTCGAGTTGGCGGTGTAGCTGCGCTGCGCCGCGATCATGTCGGTCAATTCCTCGGCGATATCGACGTTGGAATTTTCGAGTGCGCCGGAGATGATCGAGCCGGCCTTGCCTTCATTGGCAAAGCCGACACGGATCGCGCCAGACTCGGTGCCTTGCGCGTAGACGTTGCCGGGCAGGGCCTTGAGCTGGTCCGGACTTTGCACATCGGCCAGTGGAATCTTGTAGAGCGCCTTGGTGGAGCCGTCCTTGTACTGGGCGTAGATGGTGCCGTCCTTGCTGATCTGAATCTTGTCGATGGTGCTGGGCGCGTTGCCGTTGACCTGGGCGTCGGAAACCGTGAAGCCCGTGCCGAGCTGCGTCAGCTTCGATAGATCGAGATTGAGGCTCGCGCCGCCCGGCACGGTAAATGAAACGCTGGTGGGCGTACCGGTGAGCTTGCCGGTCGTGGTGTCGAAGGTCAGGTTGGCCGTGCCGAGTGCGCCGCCGGTGTAGGGGAACGATGTTCCCGGCGTCGCCTTCGACTGATCGAAAACCGCCACCTGCCAGGTGCCGGCACCGGTGTTGGTGAAATAGACGTCGAGCAGTTTCTTGTTGCCGAGGTTGTCATAGGCGACCATCGACGACTTCGAGGTGTACTGCGCGGTGGCGGCGTTGGCGCCGGGCAGGTTGGCGGCGACGACGGGCGTCGCACCTGCCGGCAGATTACCGCTGAAACTGCCCAGGGTGCTTGGGGTCGCGGTCAATCCCTGGTCGGAAATGACGACCGGCTCCAGGCCTTCGAAGCCGTTCACTGTCGCCGCCGGAGTACCATTGGCGTAGCTGTAGGCCATCAGCTGGAAGCCGGCCGCGTTGACCAGCCTGCCCTGTGCATCGGGAACGAAGGCGCCGGCGCGGGTCAGGAAAGGCGTGCCGCTCGGATCCTGGACGACGAAGAAGCCATCGCCGCTGACAGCAAGGTCGGAGACAGAGGTCGTGTATTGCAGCACGCCCGGATCGCTGACAGCCTGCCGGATCGTGGTGGTGACGCCGCCGGAGTTATAGGCGCCGCCCGTCGAGGGCATGATCAGGGTCGAGAACTCGGCCGAGGACCGCTTGTAGCCGGTGGTGTCGGAGTTCGCGATGTTGTCGGCGGTTGTCGACAGGCGGTTGGCCTGGGCGTTCATGCCGGAAACGCCGGTCCGCATCATTCCGTAGAGGCTCATCGAGATGTCTCCGCAATATCCATGCCACTGGCGGCGAGGCTAAGCGTCCTGTCTTGCGCGAGGCTGGCGCGGCGCGGCATCAGAAGACGAGCCGGTAGCCGAGGAAGCGTTTGGAATCGATCGGGTCGGTGCCCAGCTTCTCGCGCAGCTTCTTGCGCAATTTGCTGATGTGGCTCTCCACCACGTTCTCCTCGACCTCTTCGTCGAAGATGCCGTAGATGGCGTTGAAGACCTGGGTCTTGGTGACGCGCCGGCCACGGTTGCTCGCCAGATATTCGAGGATGCGGCGTTCGCGGCGCGGCAAGGGCAGCGGCTGCCCGTCGATCTCAGGGTCGCGGCCGTCCATGAAGATGCGCATGGCGCCGATCTCGGTGTAGGCGACATCCTCATGGGCGCGACGGCGGATGGCGGTGATGCGGGCCAGGATCTCTCTGATGTGGACGGGCTTGCGGATGACATCGTCAACGCCGCTCTCGAACAACCGCAGCGTGTTTTCCAGGGAATGTTGCTCGCTGAGCGCAATGACCGGAGCGCCGGTGCGGTCGCGGATCTGGCGCGGAGAGATGGCGCCGTCGCGGCAGTCGCCGATCAGGAAGGCCCGCACCGACCGCAGGTCGGTGTCGGCGGCCGAGTTGACCCACTCGCCGAATTCACCCGGCGCGAAGCCCGCGCAGGCAACGCCCTCGCGATCAAAAAGTGAATTGTATCCCTCAGTTACGAGCTCTCGCTCGTCAACGATCACGATCATCGGCCCCGCCTCCGAATCAGCACATCTGCCCCGTGGGGAAAGGCGTAACCGTTGGCGGGAATCATGAACAACCGTCATTTCTTGTAACTAGTTTCTTGGGAGTCTGGAATCGCACCGGTTGCATTAGCGTGCAGCCAGATATGCTTGCGGCGGGAAGTTCTGAGCAAGTTCAAAACGGCAACCCGAAGCAGCGCGGTCGGCGTATTAGAAGCAGAAAATACGCTTACGGGTTGCAGAAGGCGCGGGCGTTGGTTGTCCATTTGCCGAAACCGGTGGCAACCATGTTGGCGATCACCCTGCACACATAGACCTTCTGCGCCGGGTCGTTGTCGGGGCCGGCATGGTAGCGGGCGACGGCCATCGACCAGGTCTCGTGGCGGGCATGGAGACTGGCCAGGAAACGCGCCGCGTAGTCGACGTTCTGGCGCGGGTCGAGCATGTCCTCGACGCTGCGGAAATGCGAGGAATGATAGTGGTGGTTGATCTGCATGCAGCCGAGATCGATCAGCGTCTTGCCCTCGCGCTGCGCGTTGGCGAAGGTGGCAAGAGCTTCGGCACGGCTCCTTGGGAAGATTGCTTTTCCTTCTATATTCAATGCGTTAGGCTGAAGGCTGCCTTTCTTGCCCGTCTCGGTCAGGCCGACGGCATAGAGGATGCCGGCGGGCACGCCGTAGCGGTCGGCGGCGCGCAGGATCTCGGGCTCGCAGGGATTGGTGGCGGCGAGGGCGGCGTTGGCGAGGCTAGATAAACATATCGCCGCCAGCGCGCTCGCGAGATGGCGAAGCGGCGCGGCCGTGGGCTTGCGCGTCATCATGATTACCCCTTGCGGACTGCTGGCCTGGTTGCTGGCCGCCGGCTCCATTGTTGCCGCCGCCGGAGTTTCCGGGCTGAAAGGCGGACTGGTCGCGGCCAGGCGCGGCAGTGAGCGAGGCGGTTGCATCCGTCCGGGTTGCAGCCGGAACGGCCACTGACGGTTGCATGATGGTGACCTTATCAACCTCGAAACCCAGCCCGCGCAGCGACTTGACGATAGCCTCGCTGTCGCTGGAAAGCCGGCGGTAGGCGTCGTGTGTTTCAGGCTTCAATTCAATCGAGAGTTGTTCTCCCGAGAGGCGAAGATGGGCGGTGACCATGCCCAGTTCGGCCGGGTGAAGTTCGATCTTCAACACATGTGTCGGAACGGCAACAGAGCCGGCCATCTGGCTGGTCGCGGAGGCTGTCGAAAACGCCGGCTGTGGGCCAACATCGGCCGCTACGGCGTTGATTACGTTGAGTGCTGCCTGGCTCATCGGCGCCTGCGGCGGGGCAGGGAAGCTGCGCTCGGAAACGACGTCGACGCGCGCCTGCGCCGAGAGCTGTTTTCCCGGCTCCGACCGCAACGAGGACTGGACGTCGGCGATGGACTTCAGCTGCGGCGCTGCCTGCTTCGGCTCGACGCCGGGCACATCGGCGGTTGTCGTCTCGGGCAGCGGGCCGGCGGCGATCGCATTGTCATGCCGTGGTGCGCCAGTGCCGGCGCTTGCGTCGCGGGCGGACTCGAGCTTCGTCAGCGGCCCGTCGACGAGCGAGACCCGCTCAGGCTTCGGCATCGGTTCGAGATCGTCGTGCCCGGCGGCGGATGCCGACCGATAGGCTTTCGACAGGAGCTGCCCGTCGAGCGCCGGTTCCTGTGCGGCCTCGCCCGCGTCGGCTGACTTGGCCGATGTCGAGAAATGGCGCAGATCATGAAACGCCATCAGCAAAGGCAGATGATCGTCGAGCGGCGTTGCGCCGGCGTCGGTCGTCGGCGTTTCGCTATCGGCGTCCTTGTCCGCTTCGACGTTCTTGCCGTCCTTCATGGATTTCGCCGCCGTCGATCCGGTGGGCATGGTCCGAGCCTTGCCGGACGGCATTGGCTCGCCCTCGCCCGCCTGCGCCGCGAGGCCGGCGGCAAGCTTGCTCCAGCGCGGATCGCGCGCGCCGTGTTCGGTGGTCGGCTGCTTTTCCGCCTGGCCCGCGCCGCCATGAACCATCTTGCCGAAACCAGCATCATCCTTCTTGCCGGACGCGGCCGGCTGCTCCGCGGTGCGGGCGGCGGTGAATCCTGGCAGGGCCGGGCCGAGGCTAGGGGTCATTTGGGGGCGGCTCCGAGCATCTGGTCGATCAGGTCGAGCTGTCGACGGGTTTTCATCATGGCGGCGTCGGTTGGATCGGTCGTGTCGGGACCGGCAGAATTTGC from Mesorhizobium sp. 113-3-3 encodes the following:
- a CDS encoding flagellar hook-associated family protein, which produces MTSVSSAALTNAMRYQQMRMQAELVKATKESSTGRVADVGLALGGRAAQSVTFSRDLDRLNVIVDSNGLVTARLASTQTSLGQLSGVAQTFLSALTTASSGDNSNSLTQSTGQTTIQQLTSILNTSVNGEYLFAGTNTDVKPINDFTAAGSPAKAAFDASFVAKFGFTPSDPAAANITGAQMDDFINNYVAPQFLGTGWQTNMSNATDQQIVSRIALNETTETSTSANSDGIRKLAMAAAMVSSLMSTNISRAAKDSIVSHSQTLVGEALSGIAQVQSETGIVQKRVSDASDRMKTQIDLFERHILDLEAVDPATAATKVADLTQHIETSFALTARLQQLSLLKYLT
- the flgK gene encoding flagellar hook-associated protein FlgK gives rise to the protein MSLSSALSIAQSALMSTARQTSVVTRNVSDASNPDYTRRIAVVTSTAPGARSVDIQRVTNDLLFRQNLSALSAYSGQNALYSGMDQLDVSVNGVDNASSPSTAIANLQQALQLYATSPSNQNLGSSVIDAAKQVVRSLNEGSKAIQDFRTQTDGQIDTAVKDLNSLLGQFQDANQAVISGTRSGTDVSDALDQRDALLKKIADYVPISTFTRGDNDMVITTGDGTTLFETIPRTVSFTPSAGYAAGAPGNTIYIDNVPVSAGSGGNTTASGKLAGLLQLRDGVASTMQSQLDETARGLITAFAETAPSMPNAAGLFTWSGAPAVPAAGTLINGLAGTISINAAMNPSTGGNPTLLRDGGANGAAYVANTTGGASYSSLLVAYGDRLDQPMTFDPAAGISATSSVSNYAANSIGWLQGMRQQASTAADAKEALAQRSSEALSNATGVNVDQEMSLMLDLEHTYQASARMMKTVDDMLAALLNAVG
- a CDS encoding flagellar hook protein FlgE, whose protein sequence is MSLYGMMRTGVSGMNAQANRLSTTADNIANSDTTGYKRSSAEFSTLIMPSTGGAYNSGGVTTTIRQAVSDPGVLQYTTSVSDLAVSGDGFFVVQDPSGTPFLTRAGAFVPDAQGRLVNAAGFQLMAYSYANGTPAATVNGFEGLEPVVISDQGLTATPSTLGSFSGNLPAGATPVVAANLPGANAATAQYTSKSSMVAYDNLGNKKLLDVYFTNTGAGTWQVAVFDQSKATPGTSFPYTGGALGTANLTFDTTTGKLTGTPTSVSFTVPGGASLNLDLSKLTQLGTGFTVSDAQVNGNAPSTIDKIQISKDGTIYAQYKDGSTKALYKIPLADVQSPDQLKALPGNVYAQGTESGAIRVGFANEGKAGSIISGALENSNVDIAEELTDMIAAQRSYTANSKVFQTGSDLMDVLVNLKR
- a CDS encoding response regulator transcription factor, translating into MIVIVDERELVTEGYNSLFDREGVACAGFAPGEFGEWVNSAADTDLRSVRAFLIGDCRDGAISPRQIRDRTGAPVIALSEQHSLENTLRLFESGVDDVIRKPVHIREILARITAIRRRAHEDVAYTEIGAMRIFMDGRDPEIDGQPLPLPRRERRILEYLASNRGRRVTKTQVFNAIYGIFDEEVEENVVESHISKLRKKLREKLGTDPIDSKRFLGYRLVF
- a CDS encoding transglycosylase SLT domain-containing protein, which translates into the protein MTRKPTAAPLRHLASALAAICLSSLANAALAATNPCEPEILRAADRYGVPAGILYAVGLTETGKKGSLQPNALNIEGKAIFPRSRAEALATFANAQREGKTLIDLGCMQINHHYHSSHFRSVEDMLDPRQNVDYAARFLASLHARHETWSMAVARYHAGPDNDPAQKVYVCRVIANMVATGFGKWTTNARAFCNP
- the fliK gene encoding flagellar hook-length control protein FliK, which encodes MTPSLGPALPGFTAARTAEQPAASGKKDDAGFGKMVHGGAGQAEKQPTTEHGARDPRWSKLAAGLAAQAGEGEPMPSGKARTMPTGSTAAKSMKDGKNVEADKDADSETPTTDAGATPLDDHLPLLMAFHDLRHFSTSAKSADAGEAAQEPALDGQLLSKAYRSASAAGHDDLEPMPKPERVSLVDGPLTKLESARDASAGTGAPRHDNAIAAGPLPETTTADVPGVEPKQAAPQLKSIADVQSSLRSEPGKQLSAQARVDVVSERSFPAPPQAPMSQAALNVINAVAADVGPQPAFSTASATSQMAGSVAVPTHVLKIELHPAELGMVTAHLRLSGEQLSIELKPETHDAYRRLSSDSEAIVKSLRGLGFEVDKVTIMQPSVAVPAATRTDATASLTAAPGRDQSAFQPGNSGGGNNGAGGQQPGQQSARGNHDDAQAHGRAASPSRERAGGDMFI